A region of Phalacrocorax carbo chromosome 7, bPhaCar2.1, whole genome shotgun sequence DNA encodes the following proteins:
- the NRROS gene encoding transforming growth factor beta activator LRRC33, which yields METPLLGLSLLLVLLAVGRGSGVVAAWATSLGSCELVQSTADCTRRWLSSVPGNLQGDTEELLLDVNTIQVLGNASLLSYHQLRHLSLTKNRLELIEPGTFLSSQGLHVLSLADNLLFTNYSLTAAALSTLPALRTLDLAGNRLTENMISVLVWNLSSLESLSVARNIIMRLDSSVFMNLTQLLELNLEKNYIFEIDQAFEGLQRLQRLNVAYNYLPCVVEFGLTQLRVLNVSNNIIEWFLALETDDFFELEVLDLSHNHLLFFPVLPRQSKLHSLLLKDNEMSFYQRLPNGTSLADVTVQFLLIDGNSTNVTTVSLWDEICHSNLSSLRFLDMSQNQVWYLPEGFLAQMPSLTHLKLNQNCLETFHLSEGNPLAMLTELDLSQNQLVELGVEVDAGDVLPNLQLFNLSTNRLQAFPPGVFTYTRKIATVDLSRNRVDLCPQPAVTGKTESPPCVDFRGVKTLTHLSLAGCGLQGLGGHPFQGTSLMHLDLSDNHQVLSGDLGWLQDLALTLQELSLRNTSLSSTAVDFSAFNGLMCLDLSKNSLTIFPTSLGALKLRSLDLRDNCLPALPPDIVRMPLSESLREVYLSRNPYNCCTLGWWDALQRVEGLQVPDGQEVTCSYASRTLNPRALPEPVLQSCRWQTADLALLYLVLALPTCLTLLVAFALMFLMLKQKLLKMVKSRCGVSSSY from the exons atggAGACCCCACTCCTTGGTCTCTCCCTGCTTCTGGTCCTCCTGGCAGTGGGACGGGGAAGCGGGGTGGTTGCAGCCTGGGCAACATCTCTCGGCAGCTGTGAGCTC GTGCAGAGTACTGCAGACTGCACCAGGAGATGGCTGAGCTCCGTTCCAGGGAATCTTCAAGGTGATACCGAGGAGCTGTTGCTTGATGTCAACACTATCCAGGTTCTGGGCAATGCCTCTTTGCTCTCATATCACCAGCTGCGGCATCTCAGCTTGACCAAGAACCGGCTGGAGCTCATTGAGCCTGGCACCTTCCTCAGCAGCCAAGGCCTCCATGTGCTCTCCTTGGCAGACAACCTCCTCTTCACCAACTACTCActcacagcagctgctctttCTACTCTGCCAGCCTTGAGGACGCTGGACCTAGCTGGAAATCGCCTCACTGAGAATATGATATCAGTTTTGGTCTGGAACCTGTCTTCCTTGGAGTCCTTGTCTGTGGCCAGGAACATCATCATGAGGCTGGACTCATCTGTCTTCATGAACCTGACACAGCTGTTGGAGCTGAACCTAGAGAAGAACTACATCTTTGAGATAGACCAAGCTTTTGAAGGGCTGCAGAGGTTGCAGAGGCTCAACGTAGCTTACAACTACCTCCCATGTGTTGTGGAGTTTGGTCTGACCCAGCTCCGGGTGCTCAACGTCAGCAACAACATCATTGAGTGGTTTCTGGCCCTGGAAACTGATGACTTCTTTGAGCTGGAGGTGCTGGACCTGTCCCACAACcaccttctcttcttccctgtgctgcCCCGGCAGAGCAAGCTGCACTCCCTGCTGCTGAAGGACAATGAGATGAGCTTCTACCAGCGCCTCCCCAATGGCACATCCCTGGCGGATGTCACGGTGCAGTTCCTGCTCATTGACGGCAACTCCACCAATGTCACGACAGTCAGCCTCTGGGATGAGATCTGCCACAGCAACCTCTCCTCCCTCCGCTTCCTGGACATGAGCCAGAACCAGGTCTGGTACCTGCCAGAGGGCTTCCTGGCCCAGATGCCCTCCCTGACCCACCTGAAGCTCAACCAGAACTGCCTGGAGACATTTCACCTGTCAGAGGGGAACCCCTTAGCCATGCTGACAGAGCTGGATCTCAGCCAGAACCAGCTGGTGGAGCTGGGGGTGGAGGTGGATGCCGGGGATGTCCTGCCCAACCTGCAGCTCTTTAACCTCAGCACCAACAGGCTACAGGCTTTTCCTCCTGGGGTTTTTACTTACACCAGGAAGATTGCTACTGTGGACCTCAGCCGCAACCGGGTCGacctctgtccccagccagcTGTCACAGGCAAGACAGAGAGTCCCCCCTGCGTGGACTTCAGGGGTGTCAAGACCTTGACTCATCTCTCCTTGGCTGGCTGTGGCCTGCAGGGACTGGGCGGTCACCCCTTCCAGGGAACATCACTGATGCATTTGGACCTCTCCGACAACCATCAGGTGCTGTCTGGGGACCTGGGGTGGCTGCAGGACCTTGCTCTGACACTGCAGGAGTTGTCTCTGAGGAACACCAGCCTGTCCTCCACTGCTGTGGACTTCTCTGCCTTTAACGGCCTCATGTGCTTGGATCTGTCAAAGAATTCCTTGACCATCTTCCCCACCTCACTGGGTGCCCTGAAACTGCGCAGCCTGGACCTACGGGACAACTGCCTCCCGGCTCTCCCGCCAGACATCGTGCGGATGCCACTGAGTGAGAGCCTGCGGGAGGTCTACCTCAGCCGAAACCCCTACAACTGCTGCACGCTGGGTTGGTGGGATGCCCTGCAGCGGGTTGAGGGGCTGCAAGTCCCCGATGGGCAGGAGGTGACCTGCAGCTATGCCTCCCGCACACTGAACCCCAGGGCGCTGCCCGAGCctgttctgcagagctgccGCTGGCAAACAGCTGACCTGGCGCTCCTCTACCTGGTGCTGGCTCTGCCCACCTGCCTGACACTCCTGGTGGCCTTTGCTCTCATGTTCCTCAtgctaaagcaaaagctgctgaaaatgGTGAAAAGCCGGTGCGGGGTGTCCAGCTCTTACTGA
- the CEP19 gene encoding centrosomal protein of 19 kDa yields the protein MTYVAKKCGICFQPPSIILIYKEDNKDKTRQRIMPVRNFSKFSDCSMAAEQLKNHPRHKAYLEGVSLHQLKKLYSLLRGHLGGESLAESLEKFQRKETIDPEEDMNKLDDKELAKRKRIMDELFEKNRKKTDDPDFTYDIEVEFPQDEQLESCGWDMESGEEI from the exons ATGACTTACGTTGCAAAGAAGTGCGGCATCTGCTTTCAGCCTCCATCCATTATCCTGATCTACAAAGAAGACAACAAGGATAAGACTCGGCAGCGCATCATGCCTGTCAGAAACTTCTCCAAGTTCTCAG ACTGCAGCatggctgctgagcagctgaAGAACCACCCTCGGCACAAGGCTTACCTAGAAGGAGTCTCACTGCATCAGCTAAAGAAGCTGTACAGTTTGCTGAGAGGTcatctgggaggagagagccTGGCTGAGAGCTTGGAGAAGTTTCAGCGAAAAGAGACAATTGACCCCGAAGAAGATATGAACAAACTAGATGACAAGGAACTAGCCAAAAGGAAGAGAATCATGGATGAGCTCTTtgaaaagaacaggaagaagaCAGACGACCCAGATTTCACCTATGACATTGAGGTTGAGTTTCCACAGGATGAGCAGCTGGAGTCCTGTGGCTGGGACATGGAGTCAGGGGAAGAAATCTGA
- the PIGX gene encoding phosphatidylinositol-glycan biosynthesis class X protein isoform X1 has translation MAGGPRWWRRRGEGLLRAGLAALLCALHVQAACQDATVMQELLKEGFHRDLLVRAELGVGEDAGRCTVAARTHLPPGIYVDPYELMSLQQQNLTKAVLTPDVIDVEAPEYLATDLLVLLYMEPDPRCSRCFRATLPVHGRYHRPAEESEEALVVLKSPEVLICCCDSEILVMCSFEEGGITAGNPEIGNWVTCWQSVGSLLKWKLPVQAKLVAPVSGTA, from the exons ATGGCGGGCGGCCCgcggtggtggcggcggcggggcgaggggctGCTCCGCGCCGGGCTGGCCGCGCTCCTCTGCGCCCTCC ATGTGCAGGCTGCTTGTCAGGACGCCACTGTCATGCAGGAGCTTCTGAAAGAGGGGTTTCACAG GGACCTGCTGGTCAGGGCAGAACTTGGAGTGGGGGAGGATGCAGGAAGATGCACAGTGGCAGCTAGAACTCATCTTCCACCAGGAATCTACGTGGATCCCTATGAGCTGATGtcgctgcagcagcagaatttaACAAAG GCAGTGTTAACTCCTGATGTCATTGATGTGGAGGCTCCTGAGTACTTAGCCACAGATCTTCTTGTTCTCCTGTACATGGAGCCCGACCCTCGGTGTTCTCGCTGTTTTAGAGCTACCTTGCCTGTGCATGGGCGGTATCACCGGCCGGCGGAAGAGAGCGAGGAAGCGTTGGTTGTTCTGAAGAGCCCAGAAGTACTGATCTGCTGCTGTGACAGTGAGATTCTTGTTATGTGTTCTTTTGAGGAGGGAGGAATAACCGCAGGCAATCCAGAGATTGGAAACTGG GTCACCTGTTGGCAGAGTGTTGGAAGCCTGCTGAAGTGGAAGCTCCCTGTCCAGGCAAAACTGGTGGCCCCTGTCAGTGGTACAGCATAA
- the PIGX gene encoding phosphatidylinositol-glycan biosynthesis class X protein isoform X2 has protein sequence MAGGPRWWRRRGEGLLRAGLAALLCALHVQAACQDATVMQELLKEGFHRDLLVRAELGVGEDAGRCTVAARTHLPPGIYVDPYELMSLQQQNLTKAVLTPDVIDVEAPEYLATDLLVLLYMEPDPRCSRCFRATLPVHGRYHRPAEESEEALVVLKSPEVLICCCDSHLLAECWKPAEVEAPCPGKTGGPCQWYSITHKPVYEETTLQVPVGFRQHSSLVSVVTLLATVLCSSLILAAVCRYGHLSLAAASE, from the exons ATGGCGGGCGGCCCgcggtggtggcggcggcggggcgaggggctGCTCCGCGCCGGGCTGGCCGCGCTCCTCTGCGCCCTCC ATGTGCAGGCTGCTTGTCAGGACGCCACTGTCATGCAGGAGCTTCTGAAAGAGGGGTTTCACAG GGACCTGCTGGTCAGGGCAGAACTTGGAGTGGGGGAGGATGCAGGAAGATGCACAGTGGCAGCTAGAACTCATCTTCCACCAGGAATCTACGTGGATCCCTATGAGCTGATGtcgctgcagcagcagaatttaACAAAG GCAGTGTTAACTCCTGATGTCATTGATGTGGAGGCTCCTGAGTACTTAGCCACAGATCTTCTTGTTCTCCTGTACATGGAGCCCGACCCTCGGTGTTCTCGCTGTTTTAGAGCTACCTTGCCTGTGCATGGGCGGTATCACCGGCCGGCGGAAGAGAGCGAGGAAGCGTTGGTTGTTCTGAAGAGCCCAGAAGTACTGATCTGCTGCTGTGACA GTCACCTGTTGGCAGAGTGTTGGAAGCCTGCTGAAGTGGAAGCTCCCTGTCCAGGCAAAACTGGTGGCCCCTGTCAGTGGTACAGCATAACGCACAAACCT gtGTATGAGGAAACGACTCTGCAGGTTCCAGTGGGGTTCAGGCAACACAGTTCCTTAGTGAGCGTCGTGACTCTTCTTGCCACGGTGCTCTGCTCCAGTCTGATTCTTGCAGCGGTATGCAGATACGGACACTTATCCCTGGCGGCCGCCTCAGAATAA